ATGTGTCAGTTattaccagacatcgtaaattttatagcattttcggtgcagcggagaggtgttaacggaattggtattaAACAATTTCAatcctaatgattaattagcgttaattacgttaacattaaccttaatttaccatttcaatgggaattatctataccaattccgttaacaccactctgctgcaccaaaaatgctataaaatgtacgatgtctggttattacttatattatgtGCAAACTACTTTGTATAATGGGAGCAGATTATACCGCGATGCAAGGCAAAGCAATACTCGAGAGAATGTGGGTGGTTACGAAGATGGTTGTTTTTGTTTGGCAACCAGTTTTGCAACTGGTACGCCGCCGGACAGAGCACGTGATTAGTTGGAAGCTGTAATTATTACATGTGAAGATTTGagtaaaatgtacctacctactaatgaTCGATTAGAATAAAATGAGCTTTTTTATCAATCAACACGAGAAGAATCGATCAATCAAAACAAATGACGGCGTAAAGTAGCGGTTTGATTTTATCACAGTAATCGAATATTTAACTACTAGTATGGCTGGCCTATACGCAGTACGCTCTGAAAAATCATTTGTTCGAGTGTATTTCCCGTTTTTCCAATGATTCGACCCACAGGTTTATATTTCGAAGAAAATAAATCACGAAATATGAATATAGAGCATTCTCCTTACGTTTTAGCATATCGGCGTCGTTATAGAAATAATTCACAAGAACATTCCAAATATGAAACGATAAAAGATAGCATGAAGACGGTCGGGAAACAGTATTGCTCTGAATCTTCGATTTGTGGACTTAAACATCTAGTAAACGAAAACACGACGCACATGGAGAGGTAAGGTCCCCACGTGAAAGTACTTACTGATTACCTGTTCGTTTTAATGCTTATTGCAAGTTGTTTTTAACTTGTTTCGGTTACGAGCTTAGACTTGTTTGTCGTAATTACATATTTGCAGTATTGCCTCTATTACGTAACTTTAGCACTATCATGTCACGGAACTTATCTCCACAGGATCATTTGGGTCATAATCTTGATCAGTGCGTTGATCTGTTCCGCATCCTTGGTCTGGTTTACTTTTAGTAAGTACTATAAGGCGCCTTTAGTGACCACTCAAATGCCTGAAGGTGTCTCCGTTAGCACCATAATCTTCCCAGCTGTGGGGATCTGCTCGAATAATAGGATTAGCAAGCGAGCCGTTACCGAGCTTGCTGACAACCTGTAAGTTTTAAAATCAATAGTACTTAAACACGATATAGCAGGCTCACCTAACTTACCTCATTGCTTTTTACTTAGGCTTAAAGAGGAACGTAACAAGAAGTACAATAAAACGGAGATGATGACGCTCCTTTTTGGTCTGGGTCAGTTATACAACTTGCAAGGCTTAAGTGGGGACAATATGCGAGCGAAGCAACTCCACATCGCACTGGGCGATTACGACGTCACGGAGTTAATGCGAGATGTGGGTATTATCACATTTTTAAACTATGGTATGGTCCACGTGCAACTTAGATTTTTGTTTGCAGCTGACCCCGGATTGCGACGACTTGCTGTTGCGATGTGCTTGGAACGAGAAGGCAGAGGATTGCAATCACCTGTTTAACTTCCGGCTGACTATGAACGGTTTTTGTTGCACGTTCAACTATCTACGACAGTCCGATATTTTTGAAGAGTATGCTTTAGATAATTCTTCTTCTATCTTCTCTTTTCTTCTTCAGACAGTTTTGCACGAATTTCCTGAAATAATAAACATATACCTTTATCATGACCAATAATAAAAGGATTCTTATAATTCATGTATTTCTGATACTGGGTATCTGTCGAAAtccaaaatcaaaacaaaatattaatgTTCCCGACTGACTCTCTTTATTTCAGCAGAAACAGCGGTCACCGAAGCATGGACATGTACAAGTACGGAAACAAGTCCAGTTTTGACTTCGATATGGGACTCAAAGTCCTACTTAAGATAGACGATAGTGACGATTTTTATTATAACATTCCATCTCTCGGTTCGACTGTAAGTTTTTTTTACTGTTTTTCTTCCGTTTTAGAGTCAATACGAACCCTGTTGCCGCTCTTATATTAAAACGCCATACCATGTTTTCAGTTACAGTTTTCAGATGCTTATGATTTTCCTGATGCGCCAAGCGGAAGTTTTTCAATGAAAATAATTAGCCCCAGCGTTCACGTGAGTTAAACTATTACGATTTCAAAAATGGATCATACACAgcaattgacgaccggtctggtctagtggatagtgaccctgtctgctaagccgatggtcctgggttcgaatcccagtaagggcatttatttgtgtgatgaacactaatatttgttcctgagtcatggttgttttatatgtatataagtatgtatttatctatacaagtatgtatatcgtcgcctagtacccatagtacaagctttgcttagtttggggctaggtttgatctgtgtaagatgtcccctaatatttatttatttatttatttattttaattagattTACATTGTCTCccagtttattttttatattagctGTACCTACAGCTATCATATAACATATAATTTTCTGATCCCTTGTGTTATAAAATCAACATAATAAacacacaagctgttaactcTGGTGTCAACAGGCGTTTGACaacttttgttttaaaatatatgtacagTATTATACTCCGCCAAACTGTAAcctataataggtacttataagtataattaagttaataatTACCAGAAAGCTTCAACATGATTTCAGTtacatcaaataaataaataaataaataaatattggggacatcttacacagatcaacctagccccaaactaagcaaagcttgtactatgggtgctaggcgacgatataaatacttatatagataaatacatacttatatacatagaaaacacccatgactcaggaacaaatatctgtgttcatcacacaaataaatgcccttactgggattcgaacccaggaccatcggcttcgcaggcagggtcactacccactaggccagaccggtcgtcagctTCATAAAATGATAATTATCTTCATAAAATTGGTATTTAGTACCTAGTCTGATGCAATCAGTACTAAATAAGAGACAATCCACTCACTATCTATACTTCATCCTTGGCCTAATATGACACCTGGAAATGGGCTTCCAATAAGTAAACTTTATTAGATGCATAGAAGAGTGGGCACCTAGGCAAAGTAGCCAGCAATTTTATCTGTCCTATTTGACGTTATCACCACAAGTAGGTATATGTCAAATTAGAACACCAACCGAACCGTCGTCGAATAGATCAACCCACTTGAGGGGTAGGtactaattaattttattaaacaaaaaaaaagtagttGGCTAAGATTACCCTTAAAGTCAAAAATACCAATAGTAGTATGTCAGAAACTTCTCAAAATTAGCAAGTCTGAATTACCCCGAGGAATTACCTAAAATGCCACAACTAagttattaagtacctacctcaaAATCCGTATGATGTTCTGCCATTTCTTACCTACTGGTATCATTAAATTTTGTAAAGGTCTGTTTACACAGTGATTAGTGTCCAGTACGAGTTACTCGtaatacatttgctactaaacgcaacacaagtagcaaatgtatgaactctcACTGAACAGTCGCACTAAAGACATATACCCACAGATGACAGTAATGGTAACAGCAAGCTTCACCGAAGCCTCCCGCGACATCCAGCACGTGTCCGTGAAGCTCCGCAGCTGCCTGTTCTACGACGAGTCCTCCTACCTGCCCTTCTACACGCACAGCGACTGCATGCTCAAGTGTCGCATGCTCTTCCTGCTGCAGAACTGCAACTGCACGCCGTTCAACATGCCCAAGATCAATAATGGGAGGACGTGCGATATGCGGGATATACCGTGCCTTGGGATTTATTACGGTGAGAAACTGAGAATAAGATGAAGAATCttataataacaggttatgaatttgatctggatttgttatggattaTGGATGTGATATTAGCTGTCAACAGTGGCAGTTAGCAATGTTTGGCCTAATTATATCTGAGTAGAATATTAGGTATACAACATTTATGCAATGCGTTATGACAATCTAaaccctgaaatttgtatgcATGGCAATATACTCGCCATGCGTTGCGTACGGCTCAGTTTGCCCCTACCTTTATTGTTACATGTTACCATTATATCCCTAATTGGTCGGATCTTTAGATCTCTTTTAATTGTTGATAAACGAtgcacagtcacctgcaataatatgttataccTACAACGATGAAGCCCGCAAAAATATTTGACACGATcctatttgtagagccataaaatcgtatcacatatttttgcggccttcgaagagtctGTACGAACGTACAGTGGCATTGAAAAGGTTTTTAATCGTGATTTAATCCATCATATTCTAACGTTGAACATTCTAATGATCACTGGACTAGGCGTGAATTCTGCAACACCGTTTGGAATGGTAACTATTCGGTAGATCAATCATCGTCAGTCACTGAATCGTTGCAAGGTTGAACATGTTGAAATATAAATTATCACCACCAACTACTCATTATTATTTCTGTAGGTATTGGGTTGGAATTTGACCCGATGGGAGTCTCAAGTCCTTCAACTCTGTTCTGttatattatttgaaataatAGCTAGCATGAGAATCCTGCCATTTGTATTCCACTGAACGACGAGATTTATTTTGAATAATCCCTAataattataaatgcgaaagtataaCTGTGTCTATTTGTTACCTCTAAAGAAAACGGTTGAACCGAATTCAatatttggtatagagatagtttgttaGTCCCTCATAGGGTAGATCTTGTCAATCATCATCGTGCTAGACAAAGTCGCGGGGAGAAGCTACTGTGACAATAACTTACGGTGAACGACGACATTTATTTGATaactattaggtaggtattacttaatctaattaatacatttataccaaaaaatattgaaatgcaTCATCGATAATCTACAACCGACTAAAAACTGAACAATGTAACCCCATTTTGTTCTCAGCTCAATCCATCACCGTCCGTCCCGAAGTGGACGAGATACCAGCAGAGCTGGAACTCGACAAGGTGGGCGGAGGGATCCCCTGCCCCATGTGCTACCCTTCGTGCTCCAAGACCTTGTATTACTATGACTTTAACAACGTCGTCATATTTCCTAGCCACTTGAACAGCGTGCCGGATGAAGATAGAGAAAACTGGGTGTAAGTTACTACTTTTGTTCTGTGTTAATGTTATCAGGATTCAAACTATGCATGAAATCTACTAAAAGTTACTAGACTTagtagccgggtccacacagagcgaccGATCTCGGCCGAGGCAGCGCgcgcgaggcacgtctacactggccgttttgtgcgcgaggaaattgcctcgcgcatATATGCTCCTGTGTGGACCTGGCTATTGACCTAGGTACTTGATGGTGTTGCAGTGAATTTGTATCGATTATTTTGTGTCTGTTTGTCACCCTGGTCACCCACATATCTTGCCTATACTGGTAGAAAGAAAGTAGTTAGTAGGTGTAAAAAAGGATCAAATGCACCggtttataaaatgtatttataaatatatcaaTAAAATTATACACACTAGTGACGTATTTCAAAGCATTTAAAGGCATAGTTGTTGATGGGACTTTCGTTTTTGAATGTAGTTTTCTCAATTCTGGACTTCGGACTACCAACCTGTTGCAACCAGACCTTCATGTCTTGTAGTGCTTTAGGCGGTCCTTGGAGTTGCCCGACTACGGTTCCTTGGGCGGTGTTCATTACCCAACCTTTCAGTCCTAACTCAAGAGCTTTCTTCTGTGTGTGTTTCCTGAAGTAAACGCCTTGCACTTTGCCGAAAACTTCAAAATCGGCTGTTCCCAACGTCACAGCTTTGTTGCTCGCCATCCTTCAATACCTTTTTCTTTACGTGTTCGACGTGTGTTAAATTTTTTGTAGGCAATCgtgtaaaaatacaaaaaaattgaCTTAAATATGTTTTGTTGCTTTGGAAACGGCATTCGTTTAGGCCTGTTGAAAAGCAGCGAGAAGGTTGCTATGCAACATTTTTAGGGCGTGctcacattatattatatactcaGAGCTTgcagcttcgagcaacaccggcttccgacacatcggaagggaggggcccaagcgatatctcaccgtacaaatctttctgccatttttcgcggggggaaaggtgcacacagtcgcac
The genomic region above belongs to Cydia splendana chromosome 13, ilCydSple1.2, whole genome shotgun sequence and contains:
- the LOC134796567 gene encoding acylphosphatase-2-like: MASNKAVTLGTADFEVFGKVQGVYFRKHTQKKALELGLKGWVMNTAQGTVVGQLQGPPKALQDMKVWLQQVGSPKSRIEKTTFKNESPINNYAFKCFEIRH
- the LOC134796027 gene encoding sodium channel protein Nach-like encodes the protein MIRPTGLYFEENKSRNMNIEHSPYVLAYRRRYRNNSQEHSKYETIKDSMKTVGKQYCSESSICGLKHLVNENTTHMERIIWVIILISALICSASLVWFTFSKYYKAPLVTTQMPEGVSVSTIIFPAVGICSNNRISKRAVTELADNLLKEERNKKYNKTEMMTLLFGLGQLYNLQGLSGDNMRAKQLHIALGDYDVTELMRDLTPDCDDLLLRCAWNEKAEDCNHLFNFRLTMNGFCCTFNYLRQSDIFEDRNSGHRSMDMYKYGNKSSFDFDMGLKVLLKIDDSDDFYYNIPSLGSTLQFSDAYDFPDAPSGSFSMKIISPSVHMTVMVTASFTEASRDIQHVSVKLRSCLFYDESSYLPFYTHSDCMLKCRMLFLLQNCNCTPFNMPKINNGRTCDMRDIPCLGIYYAQSITVRPEVDEIPAELELDKVGGGIPCPMCYPSCSKTLYYYDFNNVVIFPSHLNSVPDEDRENWVVGANYTGASIVHVKYAKEVADCYGQNVIMKWFDLISNIGSTCGFVTGFSFVSVLEFFYFFTVKLFREVHARRQQQRQQYLTAIQPPTPHFKPITRYRPIYWNELGNNVQKNQQEHQ